A genome region from Hevea brasiliensis isolate MT/VB/25A 57/8 chromosome 9, ASM3005281v1, whole genome shotgun sequence includes the following:
- the LOC110636977 gene encoding small polypeptide DEVIL 13-like: protein MLSKPHYSLQFSFKSILFLFSVLFLSLCLSLSLTACTKERSVTSIIGFSFSVYFYMDEKWKPSKKEGSSSSSFVRSFSTKSSSSKSPLLRSSSLKCSSPSSKCPLPRSYSQKNSSITRKCSSLAKEQKARFYIIRRCVAMLVCWHKHGDS from the coding sequence ATGTTATCAAAGCCTCACTATAGCCTACAGTTCTCCTTTAAATCAATTCTCTTTCTCTTTTCTGTTCTCTTTCTCTCGCTctgtctctccctctctcttacaGCCTGCACAAAAGAAAGAAGTGTCACATCGATCATTGGCTTTTCTTTTTCTGTCTATTTTTACATGGATGAGAAGTGGAAGCCATCAAAGAAAGAaggttcatcttcttcttcttttgttaGGAGTTTCTCAACCAAGAGTTCATCTTCAAAGTCTCCTCTTTTGAGAAGCTCTTCCCTTAAATGCTCTTCTCCAAGCAGCAAGTGTCCTCTTCCAAGGAGTTACTCTCAGAAGAACTCCTCCATTACTCGAAAGTGCAGTAGCTTAGCTAAAGAACAGAAGGCAAGATTCTATATCATAAGGCGCTGCGTTGCCATGCTTGTTTGCTGGCATAAACATGGAGATTCTTGA